Proteins encoded in a region of the Streptomyces sp. NBC_00258 genome:
- a CDS encoding glycoside hydrolase family 13 protein has translation MGQPSPARTDDQWWRSAVIYQVYVRSFADGDGDGTGDLAGVRAKLPHLAELGVDALWFNPWYPSPMADGGYDVADYRAVDPAFGTLAEAEKLIAEARESGIRTLVDIVPNHVSDRHPWFRAALAAGPGSPERELFHFRPGRGEHGELPPNDWPSQFAGSAEPVWTRLPDGDWYLHLFTPEQPDLNWAHPAVRQEHEDVLRFWFERGVAGVRIDSAALLAKDPDLPDFVEGRDPHPFVDRDELHDIYRSWRAVADEYGGIFVGEVWLPDSERFARYLRPDELHTAFNFAFLSCPWEAERLRTSIDETLAEHAPVGAPATWVLCNHDVTRTVTRYGRTDTAFAFATKAFGTPTDLVLGTRRARAAALLSLALPGAVYLYQGEELGLPEAEIPRERIQDPMHSRSGGVDPGRDGCRVPLPWVAGAPYAGFGSREEPWLPQPAGWRAYAADLQAADPGSMLALYRTALTIRPEFGDGPLTWLPAPDGVLAFARADGPVCVVNLADTPAELPAHSRLLLSSGPLTAEGRLPQDTAVWLRTGS, from the coding sequence GTGGGACAGCCTTCCCCTGCCCGCACCGACGACCAGTGGTGGCGCAGCGCCGTCATCTACCAGGTGTACGTACGCAGCTTCGCGGACGGCGACGGCGACGGAACCGGAGATCTCGCCGGCGTCCGTGCCAAGCTGCCCCACCTCGCCGAACTCGGTGTGGACGCCCTGTGGTTCAACCCCTGGTACCCGTCCCCGATGGCCGACGGAGGCTACGACGTCGCCGACTACCGGGCCGTCGACCCTGCCTTCGGCACCCTCGCGGAGGCGGAGAAACTCATCGCCGAGGCACGGGAGTCGGGCATCCGCACCCTCGTCGACATCGTCCCCAACCACGTCTCCGACCGGCACCCGTGGTTCCGGGCGGCGCTCGCGGCAGGCCCCGGCAGCCCCGAGCGCGAGCTCTTCCACTTCCGCCCGGGGCGCGGCGAGCACGGTGAACTCCCGCCCAACGACTGGCCGTCCCAGTTCGCGGGCTCCGCCGAACCGGTCTGGACCCGGTTGCCCGACGGCGACTGGTACCTCCACCTGTTCACCCCCGAGCAGCCCGACCTCAACTGGGCGCACCCGGCGGTCCGCCAGGAGCACGAGGACGTCCTGCGCTTCTGGTTCGAGCGGGGCGTCGCCGGCGTACGCATCGACTCGGCGGCCCTGCTCGCCAAGGACCCGGACCTGCCGGACTTCGTCGAGGGCCGCGATCCGCACCCCTTCGTCGACCGCGACGAACTCCACGACATCTACCGCTCCTGGCGCGCGGTGGCCGACGAGTACGGCGGCATCTTCGTCGGCGAGGTCTGGCTCCCCGACTCCGAACGCTTCGCCCGCTACCTCCGCCCCGACGAACTGCACACCGCCTTCAACTTCGCGTTCCTGTCCTGCCCTTGGGAGGCCGAACGGCTGCGCACGTCGATCGACGAGACCCTCGCCGAGCACGCACCGGTGGGCGCGCCCGCGACCTGGGTGCTGTGCAACCACGACGTGACGCGCACAGTCACCCGATACGGCCGCACGGACACCGCCTTCGCCTTCGCCACCAAGGCCTTCGGCACACCGACCGACCTGGTGCTCGGAACGCGACGGGCCCGGGCCGCCGCGCTCCTGTCCCTCGCCCTGCCGGGTGCCGTCTACCTCTACCAGGGCGAGGAACTCGGCCTGCCCGAGGCGGAGATACCGCGCGAGCGCATCCAGGACCCGATGCACTCCAGGTCGGGCGGCGTCGACCCGGGGCGCGACGGGTGCAGGGTGCCGCTGCCCTGGGTGGCGGGGGCACCGTACGCGGGATTCGGGTCGCGGGAGGAGCCGTGGCTGCCGCAGCCGGCGGGCTGGCGTGCGTACGCCGCCGACCTCCAGGCCGCCGACCCGGGCTCCATGCTCGCGCTCTACCGGACGGCGCTGACGATCAGGCCGGAGTTCGGTGACGGCCCCCTCACCTGGCTGCCCGCACCCGACGGCGTCCTCGCCTTCGCCCGGGCGGACGGACCGGTGTGCGTCGTGAACCTCGCCGACACCCCGGCCGAGCTGCCCGCGCACTCCCGGCTGCTGCTCAGCAGCGGCCCCTTGACCGCGGAGGGACGCCTCCCGCAGGACACGGCGGTGTGGCTGCGCACCGGCTCCTGA
- a CDS encoding carbohydrate ABC transporter permease has protein sequence MSTTRTLVSPLTLARPRGRAVYWTVFTGVVLLFTLAFLFPVYWMTTGAMKSPDEVTRTPPTLVPDQWHVSGYTDAWDLMDLPTHLWNTVVQATGAWILQLVFCTAAAYALSRLRPAFGKVILGGILATLMVPAQALVVPKYLTVADLPLIHTSLLNDPLGIWLPAVANAFNLYLLKRFFDQLPRDVLEAAEIDGAGRLRTLWSIVLPMSRPVLGVVSIFALVAVWQDFLWPLMVFSDTDKQPISVALVQLSQNIPLTVLIAAMVIASLPMVAMFLVFQRHIIAGISAGSTKG, from the coding sequence ATGAGCACCACCCGCACCCTGGTCTCGCCACTCACACTCGCCCGGCCTCGCGGCAGGGCCGTCTACTGGACCGTCTTCACCGGAGTGGTCCTCCTCTTCACGCTCGCCTTCCTCTTCCCGGTCTACTGGATGACCACCGGCGCCATGAAGTCGCCGGACGAGGTGACCCGCACCCCGCCGACCCTCGTCCCGGACCAGTGGCACGTCAGCGGCTACACCGACGCCTGGGACCTGATGGACCTGCCGACGCACCTGTGGAACACGGTGGTTCAGGCCACGGGAGCCTGGATCCTGCAACTCGTGTTCTGCACGGCCGCCGCGTACGCCCTGTCCAGGCTGAGGCCGGCCTTCGGCAAGGTGATCCTCGGCGGCATCCTCGCCACCCTGATGGTCCCGGCGCAGGCCCTGGTCGTACCGAAGTACCTGACCGTCGCCGACCTGCCGCTGATCCACACCAGCCTGCTCAACGACCCGCTCGGCATCTGGCTGCCCGCCGTGGCCAACGCCTTCAACCTCTATCTCCTCAAACGGTTCTTCGACCAGCTTCCGCGCGACGTGCTGGAGGCCGCCGAGATCGACGGCGCGGGACGGCTGCGTACGCTCTGGTCGATCGTGCTCCCGATGTCCCGGCCGGTCCTGGGAGTCGTCTCGATCTTCGCGCTCGTCGCCGTCTGGCAGGACTTCCTCTGGCCGTTGATGGTCTTCTCCGACACCGACAAACAGCCCATCAGCGTGGCGCTCGTCCAGCTGTCCCAGAACATCCCGCTGACCGTGCTCATCGCGGCGATGGTGATCGCCAGCCTCCCGATGGTCGCGATGTTCCTGGTGTTCCAGCGGCACATCATCGCCGGGATCAGCGCGGGCAGCACCAAGGGCTGA
- a CDS encoding carbohydrate ABC transporter permease, with product MKTASKPAAPPPTAVRPVEAPQPGPGGRPLRRRLADQSSAYAFLLGGLLCFALFSWYPAIRAVVIAFQKYTPGAEPEWVGTSNFTRVLQDPEFAAAWRNTLTFTLLALLIGFAVPFALALVLNELRHAKAFFRVVVYLPVMIPPVVSALLWKWFYDPGAGLANEALRFLNLPTSNWSNGADTALVSLVLVATWANLGGTVLIYLAALQSIPGELYEAAELDGATIWQRIRHVTIPQTRFVILMLMLLQIIATMQVFTEPFVITGGGPENATVTVLYLIYKYAFLYNDFGGACALSVMLLLLLSAFSAVYLRLTRSGEEA from the coding sequence ATGAAGACAGCGTCCAAGCCCGCGGCGCCCCCACCGACGGCTGTACGGCCGGTGGAGGCGCCGCAACCCGGCCCCGGCGGGCGTCCGTTGCGCCGCCGCCTCGCCGACCAGTCCAGTGCGTACGCGTTCCTCCTCGGCGGACTGCTCTGCTTCGCCCTCTTCTCCTGGTACCCGGCGATCCGCGCGGTCGTGATCGCCTTCCAGAAGTACACCCCGGGCGCGGAACCGGAGTGGGTCGGCACCTCCAACTTCACCCGCGTCCTCCAGGACCCGGAGTTCGCCGCGGCCTGGCGCAACACCCTGACCTTCACCCTGCTCGCCCTGCTCATCGGCTTCGCCGTGCCCTTCGCGCTCGCCCTCGTGCTCAACGAACTCCGGCACGCGAAAGCCTTCTTCAGAGTCGTCGTGTACCTCCCGGTGATGATCCCGCCGGTGGTCAGCGCCCTGCTCTGGAAGTGGTTCTACGATCCCGGCGCCGGCCTCGCCAACGAGGCGCTGCGCTTTCTGAACCTGCCCACCTCGAACTGGTCCAACGGCGCCGACACCGCCCTCGTCTCCCTTGTGCTCGTGGCCACTTGGGCGAATCTCGGCGGCACGGTCCTCATCTACCTGGCCGCGCTCCAGAGCATCCCCGGCGAGCTGTACGAGGCGGCCGAACTGGACGGCGCGACCATCTGGCAGCGCATCCGCCATGTGACGATCCCTCAGACCCGGTTCGTCATCCTCATGCTGATGCTCCTTCAGATCATCGCCACCATGCAGGTGTTCACCGAGCCGTTCGTGATCACGGGCGGCGGCCCGGAGAACGCCACGGTGACCGTCCTCTACCTCATCTACAAGTACGCGTTCCTCTACAACGACTTCGGCGGAGCCTGCGCCCTCAGCGTCATGCTCCTCCTCCTGCTCAGCGCCTTCTCGGCGGTGTACCTGCGGCTCACCCGCTCCGGAGAGGAGGCCTGA